Proteins from one Mycobacterium adipatum genomic window:
- a CDS encoding bifunctional riboflavin kinase/FAD synthetase gives MQRWRGRDDIPTDWGRCVLTIGVFDGVHRGHAELISHAVKSGRSRGVPTVLMTFDPHPMEVVFPGSHPAQLTTLTRRAELVEETGIDVFLVMPFTADFMKLTPERYIHELLVESLHVVEVVVGENFTFGRKAAGNVNLLRKAGERFGFAVEGMTLVSEEFARDETVTFSSTYIRSCVDAGDVVAAAEALGRPHRVEGVVVRGDGRGRVLGFPTANVAPPMHSAIPADGVYAAWFTVLGHGPVVGSVTPGERYQAAVSVGTNPTFSGRTRTVEAFVLDAEADLYGQHVAVDFVARIRGQEKFDSVDDLVVAMGADTERARTILGSH, from the coding sequence GTGCAGCGGTGGCGGGGCCGGGACGACATCCCCACAGACTGGGGCCGATGTGTCCTGACGATCGGCGTGTTCGACGGTGTGCACCGCGGGCATGCCGAGCTGATCAGTCATGCCGTGAAGTCCGGGCGATCGCGCGGAGTTCCCACGGTGCTGATGACCTTTGACCCGCATCCCATGGAAGTGGTGTTCCCGGGCAGCCATCCCGCGCAGCTCACCACCCTGACCCGCCGTGCCGAACTCGTCGAGGAAACCGGTATCGACGTCTTCCTGGTGATGCCGTTCACCGCCGACTTCATGAAGCTCACCCCCGAGCGCTATATCCACGAGCTGCTGGTCGAGAGCCTGCACGTGGTGGAGGTGGTGGTGGGGGAGAACTTCACCTTCGGCCGCAAGGCCGCCGGCAATGTGAATCTGCTGCGTAAGGCCGGCGAGCGGTTCGGGTTCGCCGTGGAAGGAATGACGCTGGTGTCCGAGGAGTTCGCCCGCGATGAGACCGTCACCTTCTCCTCGACCTACATCCGGTCCTGCGTGGATGCCGGCGACGTGGTCGCGGCCGCGGAGGCGCTGGGCCGGCCGCATCGGGTGGAAGGCGTCGTGGTGCGCGGTGACGGCAGGGGCCGGGTCCTCGGTTTCCCGACCGCCAACGTGGCACCGCCCATGCATTCGGCGATCCCCGCCGACGGGGTGTACGCGGCCTGGTTCACGGTGCTCGGGCACGGACCGGTGGTCGGCTCCGTAACCCCCGGTGAGCGCTATCAGGCCGCCGTGTCGGTGGGCACCAACCCGACATTCTCCGGACGCACCCGGACCGTCGAGGCCTTCGTGCTCGACGCCGAGGCCGATCTGTACGGCCAACATGTCGCCGTCGACTTCGTGGCGCGCATCCGCGGGCAGGAGAAGTTCGACTCGGTCGACGACCTGGTGGTGGCGATGGGGGCCGACACCGAGCGGGCCCGCACGATTCTCGGTTCGCACTGA
- a CDS encoding SDR family oxidoreductase: protein MGALEGRVAVITGAGRGIGREHALLFAAEGASVVVNDLGGSNTGDGTDAGPAHDVVAEIRAAGGAAVAHTDSVASWSGAHSLVQQAVEEFGRLDIVVNNAGILRDGFIPTMEESDWDAVIAVHLKGHFSVLRHAAAYWKAQSKAGDQPNAAVINTASGSGTTIPNAGQCNYGSAKAAIAALTLVAAEELERYGVRVNAIAPIARTRLTLATPGMGALMAEPEDGGVDLFSPANISPLVAYLATEKCPVTGQVYAVQGGAISQLRGWHDVDTIETDGLWQIDDIAGRLPS, encoded by the coding sequence ATGGGAGCATTGGAAGGGCGGGTCGCCGTCATCACCGGCGCCGGCCGCGGAATCGGCCGCGAGCATGCCCTGCTGTTCGCGGCGGAGGGCGCCAGTGTGGTCGTCAACGACCTGGGCGGAAGCAATACCGGAGATGGCACCGACGCCGGGCCCGCGCACGACGTGGTGGCCGAGATCAGGGCGGCCGGGGGCGCGGCGGTGGCCCACACCGACAGCGTTGCCAGCTGGAGCGGTGCGCACTCTCTGGTGCAGCAGGCGGTCGAGGAGTTCGGCCGCCTGGACATCGTGGTGAACAACGCCGGCATCCTGCGTGACGGTTTCATCCCGACGATGGAGGAGTCCGACTGGGATGCCGTGATCGCGGTGCACCTCAAGGGCCATTTCTCGGTGTTGCGCCACGCCGCGGCGTACTGGAAGGCGCAGTCCAAGGCCGGGGACCAGCCCAACGCCGCGGTGATCAACACCGCCTCGGGCTCCGGCACCACCATTCCCAACGCGGGACAGTGCAACTACGGGTCGGCCAAGGCCGCGATCGCCGCACTGACGCTGGTCGCCGCCGAGGAACTGGAGCGGTACGGCGTGCGCGTGAATGCCATCGCCCCGATCGCGCGCACCAGGCTGACGCTGGCCACACCCGGCATGGGTGCCTTGATGGCCGAACCCGAGGACGGCGGGGTCGATCTGTTCAGTCCGGCGAACATCTCCCCGCTGGTCGCCTATCTGGCGACCGAGAAATGCCCGGTCACCGGGCAGGTGTACGCCGTGCAGGGCGGCGCCATCTCCCAACTGCGCGGCTGGCACGATGTCGACACGATCGAGACCGACGGTCTGTGGCAGATCGACGACATTGCCGGCAGGCTGCCGTCATGA
- the rpsO gene encoding 30S ribosomal protein S15, whose amino-acid sequence MALTAEQKKEILGQYGLHDTDTGSPEAQVALLTKRISDLTEHLKLHKHDHHSRRGLLLLVGRRRRLLKYVAQVDVERYRSLIERLGLRR is encoded by the coding sequence GTGGCGCTCACAGCCGAACAGAAAAAAGAGATCCTCGGCCAGTACGGCCTGCATGACACCGATACCGGTTCGCCGGAGGCGCAGGTCGCCCTGCTGACCAAGCGGATCTCGGATCTCACCGAACACCTCAAGCTGCACAAGCACGATCACCACTCGCGGCGGGGGCTGCTGCTGTTGGTCGGTCGTCGGCGCCGGTTGCTCAAGTACGTCGCCCAGGTCGACGTCGAGCGTTACCGGTCGCTGATCGAGCGCCTCGGCCTGCGTCGCTGA
- a CDS encoding SRPBCC family protein has product MSAHAPVCDHPLFNYQPAWAKNRAATVGHVTRHATLAVTPAALWSVLADPRTWADWLTVHQRWVAEPRTRFVPGARMTAETVMLGVSNIVEWTVESAIAPGTLVLIGAGESGMRTRLTFWISPAQEGSRLTVTSEVAGELLSDAIVGAIEQDGAEQLDRSIALLEDLAIVVPESANRPSLRLVHSASDAAEASRLTDGTHLKMVR; this is encoded by the coding sequence ATGAGCGCACATGCACCGGTTTGCGACCACCCGCTGTTCAACTACCAGCCCGCGTGGGCCAAGAACCGCGCCGCGACCGTCGGACACGTGACCCGTCACGCCACCCTGGCGGTCACGCCGGCGGCGCTGTGGTCGGTGCTCGCCGATCCGCGCACCTGGGCGGACTGGCTCACGGTGCACCAGCGCTGGGTGGCCGAGCCGCGCACACGTTTCGTGCCCGGCGCCCGGATGACCGCTGAGACGGTGATGCTCGGGGTGTCCAATATCGTCGAGTGGACGGTCGAATCGGCGATCGCGCCCGGGACGCTGGTGCTGATCGGCGCCGGCGAGTCCGGCATGCGGACGCGCCTGACGTTCTGGATCAGCCCGGCGCAGGAGGGGTCGCGGCTCACCGTCACCTCCGAGGTGGCCGGCGAGTTGCTGAGCGACGCCATCGTCGGAGCGATCGAGCAGGACGGTGCCGAGCAGCTCGACCGCAGCATCGCGTTGCTCGAAGACCTCGCGATCGTCGTGCCCGAGTCCGCCAACCGTCCGTCGCTGCGGCTCGTGCACTCGGCGTCCGACGCCGCCGAGGCGTCCCGGCTCACCGACGGTACGCACCTGAAGATGGTGCGTTAG
- a CDS encoding alpha/beta fold hydrolase → MIAECPATFNGVDTRVLSVPGDGAAVVLLHGYADSADTWRAVLACLGEQGRRAVAVDLPGFGRAGPRDPGPLLPQFDAFVDSLLEETGPALLVGNSLGAATAVRAADRRPQLVRGLVAIDDPVNARHWLARLARYGDIPARVWQEVARVPVPSRVLQWVAARALRQVLYGPGATSDPEVLAYWTQLLASGSELAHLGRYALQYARETTAGHQGVCVSCPTVVVHGAKDRIIPVHASRRLHRQIPGSELVILPRSGHCPQLDDPETVARLVVGLEGVR, encoded by the coding sequence ATGATCGCGGAGTGTCCGGCCACCTTCAACGGTGTCGACACCCGCGTGCTATCGGTGCCGGGGGACGGCGCTGCGGTGGTGCTGTTACACGGTTACGCCGACAGCGCCGACACCTGGCGCGCAGTGCTCGCGTGCCTGGGTGAACAAGGGCGGCGCGCCGTCGCGGTGGATCTGCCCGGCTTCGGCCGGGCAGGCCCACGCGACCCGGGGCCACTGCTACCGCAGTTCGATGCCTTCGTCGATTCGCTTCTCGAGGAGACGGGTCCCGCACTGCTGGTGGGCAATTCGCTCGGGGCCGCGACCGCGGTCCGGGCGGCCGATCGGCGACCCCAGCTGGTTCGGGGTCTGGTGGCGATCGACGACCCGGTCAATGCCCGGCATTGGCTTGCGCGGCTTGCCCGCTACGGTGACATCCCGGCGCGGGTATGGCAGGAAGTGGCCCGTGTGCCGGTGCCATCCAGGGTGCTGCAATGGGTTGCGGCGCGCGCACTTCGGCAGGTGCTCTACGGTCCCGGGGCCACCTCGGACCCCGAGGTGCTGGCGTATTGGACCCAGCTGTTGGCCAGCGGATCCGAACTCGCTCACCTGGGGCGGTATGCCCTGCAATATGCCCGCGAAACCACAGCGGGGCATCAGGGTGTGTGCGTCAGCTGCCCCACGGTGGTGGTGCACGGAGCAAAGGATCGAATCATCCCTGTGCACGCCAGCAGACGACTACATCGACAGATTCCCGGCAGTGAGCTGGTGATATTGCCCCGCTCCGGACACTGCCCACAACTCGACGATCCCGAGACGGTGGCACGGCTGGTAGTCGGTTTGGAAGGTGTGAGGTGA
- the mntR gene encoding manganese-binding transcriptional regulator MntR: MDSNGNPQDLTTVAQDYLKVIWTAQEWSPDKVSTKLLAERIGVSASTASESIRKLADQGLVDHAKYGAVTLTEAGRQAALAMVRRHRLMETFLVRELGYGWDEVHDEAEILEHAVSDRMLDRIDAKLGYPTRDPHGDPIPAPDGRVPTPPARQLSVCADGENGTVARISDADPEMLRYFDSVGIALDSRLQVVARRDFAGMISVAVHSAVHEDGTVTTVDLGSPAAEAIWVV, translated from the coding sequence GTGGACTCCAACGGCAACCCGCAGGACTTGACGACGGTTGCTCAGGACTACCTGAAAGTGATCTGGACGGCCCAGGAGTGGTCGCCGGACAAGGTCAGCACGAAGCTCCTGGCCGAGCGCATCGGCGTGTCGGCGAGTACCGCCTCGGAGTCCATCCGCAAGCTGGCCGACCAGGGCCTGGTCGATCACGCGAAGTACGGCGCGGTCACCCTCACCGAGGCGGGCCGGCAGGCCGCCCTGGCGATGGTGCGCCGCCACCGGCTGATGGAGACATTCCTGGTGCGCGAGCTCGGTTACGGCTGGGACGAGGTGCACGACGAGGCCGAGATCCTCGAACACGCGGTATCCGACCGGATGCTGGATCGGATCGACGCCAAGCTCGGGTACCCCACCCGCGACCCGCACGGCGATCCCATTCCGGCACCCGACGGGCGGGTGCCCACGCCGCCGGCACGGCAGCTGTCGGTCTGCGCCGACGGCGAGAACGGCACCGTGGCCCGGATCTCGGACGCCGACCCCGAGATGCTGCGCTATTTCGACAGCGTCGGGATCGCGTTGGACTCCCGGCTGCAGGTGGTGGCGCGGCGGGATTTCGCCGGGATGATCTCGGTGGCCGTGCACAGCGCGGTTCACGAGGACGGGACGGTCACCACGGTGGACTTGGGAAGCCCTGCCGCGGAAGCGATCTGGGTGGTCTAA
- a CDS encoding SDR family oxidoreductase produces the protein MTRIPTMSGRVVAITGAARGIGRATGEAFARAGARVALGDVDEALVEKTAAELAEITGGVVCGLRLDVTEPTTFAGFLDETESRFGSLDVLVNNAGIMPTGVFVEESDEMTDRIVAVNLRGVLYGSKLAAARMRNRGGHIVNIASLAGASAFPGLATYCATKHAVVGFTEALHLELAAEGIGVTAVLPGVVRTELSAGHSVPAWVRPISEVEPADVAAAIVAAVRSGRPVVSVPRQLGALVTVANALPDRVRHRIMRATHFDTAFSVVDAQSRAQYHRRLQG, from the coding sequence ATGACCAGGATCCCGACAATGTCAGGTCGGGTGGTGGCCATCACCGGCGCCGCCCGGGGCATCGGCCGCGCCACCGGTGAGGCCTTTGCCCGCGCCGGGGCCCGGGTGGCGCTCGGGGATGTCGACGAGGCCCTGGTGGAGAAGACGGCGGCAGAACTTGCCGAGATCACCGGCGGGGTGGTCTGCGGACTGCGGCTCGATGTCACCGAGCCGACGACCTTCGCCGGCTTTCTGGACGAGACCGAAAGCCGGTTCGGGTCGCTGGACGTCCTGGTGAACAACGCCGGGATCATGCCGACGGGGGTCTTCGTCGAGGAATCCGACGAGATGACCGACCGGATCGTCGCCGTCAACCTGCGCGGTGTCCTGTACGGCTCAAAACTCGCCGCGGCGCGGATGCGCAATCGGGGCGGCCACATCGTCAACATCGCCTCCCTGGCGGGGGCGAGCGCCTTCCCGGGTTTGGCGACCTACTGCGCCACCAAGCACGCCGTGGTCGGTTTCACCGAAGCGCTGCACCTGGAACTGGCGGCCGAGGGTATCGGGGTCACCGCCGTGTTGCCGGGTGTGGTGCGCACCGAACTGTCGGCGGGCCACTCCGTGCCGGCCTGGGTTCGGCCGATCTCGGAGGTCGAACCTGCCGATGTGGCCGCGGCGATCGTCGCGGCCGTCCGCAGCGGTCGCCCGGTGGTGTCGGTGCCGCGCCAGCTCGGCGCGCTGGTCACCGTCGCGAATGCGTTGCCGGACCGCGTCCGGCACCGGATCATGCGCGCGACGCACTTCGACACGGCCTTCAGCGTCGTCGATGCGCAGTCTCGCGCGCAGTACCACCGCAGGCTGCAGGGATGA
- a CDS encoding acyl-CoA dehydrogenase family protein, producing the protein MIEWSDTDLIMRDTVREFIAKEIRPHLDGLETGELSPYPFARKLFSEFGLDAMAADAVKSMLDRQRAKESAAGSAEPRQEKSKPSGGGLGDIGAQASMAAVMVVELAAVSIGLLSTIGVSLGLGASTIMSRGTLAQKERWLPELMSLEKIAAWAITEPDAGSDAFGGMKTYVKRAGDGSGDYILNGQKTFITNGPDADVLVVYAKLDDGTDVDRRDRPVLTFVLDSGMPGLTQGRAFKKMGMMSSPTGELFFDNVRLSPDRLLGETESHASGDGRDSARANFAAERVGIALMSLGIINECHRLSLDYARTRVLWGTPISAFQLIQLKLAKMEVARMNVQNMVFQTLARLKAGSLPSLAEASAIKLYSSEAATEVAMEAVQLFGGNGYMAEYRVEQLARDAKSLMIYAGSNEVQVTHIAKGLLAG; encoded by the coding sequence ATGATCGAGTGGTCCGACACCGATCTCATCATGCGAGACACGGTGCGCGAATTCATCGCCAAGGAGATCCGCCCACATCTGGACGGTTTGGAGACCGGCGAGTTGTCGCCGTACCCGTTCGCGCGCAAGCTTTTCAGTGAGTTCGGCCTGGACGCCATGGCCGCCGACGCGGTGAAGTCGATGCTGGACCGGCAGCGGGCCAAAGAGTCCGCGGCGGGCTCGGCAGAGCCACGGCAGGAGAAGTCGAAGCCCTCCGGTGGGGGACTGGGCGATATCGGCGCACAGGCGTCGATGGCCGCGGTGATGGTGGTCGAGTTGGCCGCGGTGAGCATCGGTCTGCTGAGTACCATCGGGGTCAGCCTGGGGCTGGGGGCGTCGACCATCATGAGCCGGGGCACGCTGGCCCAGAAGGAACGCTGGCTTCCCGAGTTGATGTCGCTGGAGAAGATCGCCGCATGGGCGATCACCGAACCGGATGCGGGGTCGGATGCCTTCGGCGGCATGAAGACCTACGTCAAACGCGCGGGTGACGGCAGCGGCGACTACATCCTCAACGGACAGAAGACGTTCATCACCAACGGTCCCGATGCCGACGTCCTGGTGGTCTACGCCAAGCTGGACGATGGCACCGACGTCGACCGCCGGGACCGCCCGGTCCTCACATTCGTGCTGGATTCGGGCATGCCGGGCCTCACCCAGGGCCGGGCGTTCAAAAAGATGGGCATGATGTCCTCGCCGACCGGAGAACTGTTCTTCGACAACGTCCGGCTCTCGCCAGACCGGTTGCTCGGTGAGACCGAAAGCCACGCCAGCGGCGACGGGCGCGACAGTGCCCGGGCGAATTTCGCCGCTGAACGGGTGGGCATTGCGTTGATGTCACTCGGAATCATCAACGAGTGCCATCGGCTCAGCCTGGACTATGCGCGAACCCGTGTACTCTGGGGTACCCCGATCTCGGCCTTCCAACTGATCCAGCTCAAGTTGGCGAAGATGGAGGTTGCCCGGATGAACGTGCAGAACATGGTGTTCCAGACGCTGGCGCGGCTGAAGGCGGGTTCGCTTCCGTCGCTGGCCGAGGCATCGGCGATCAAGCTGTACTCCTCGGAGGCCGCCACCGAGGTCGCCATGGAGGCCGTGCAACTGTTCGGCGGCAACGGCTATATGGCCGAATACCGTGTCGAGCAGCTTGCCCGCGATGCCAAGTCGTTGATGATCTATGCCGGCAGTAACGAGGTGCAGGTCACGCATATCGCGAAGGGCCTGCTCGCGGGATGA
- a CDS encoding acyl-CoA synthetase, translated as MKNLLQIVSTATDLGAAALVLLRRGLMDPHRPVQALRASRWMRQYGAFAGLIRHSAARYGSAPALTDEHGTLTFAELERQSNALAHGLSAHGVGPGAVIGVLARNHRGLLLTLFAAGHTGARVVLLNTGFAAPQLADVCRRERVTTVIADEEFTDLLDVLEPRVLRVLGWSERDCGRLSLTAIAAGQPTDPLPAPETVGAIVLLTSGTTGTPKGAPRNRVSPLQSAQLIDRIPWPAHASYYVAAPMFHATGLATCTMGLALGSRVILARRFDPVAALVAIERHRVQALIVVPTMLTRILDLGPDVLARYDTSSLRVVFAAGSALSPELCRRTADAFGDVLYNLYGSTEVAVAAVATPEDLRAAPGTVGRPPLGCTMAAYDERRRRITEPGRTGTLFVSSGLSFQGYTDGGQKESVDGLLSTGDTGHFDESGLWFVDGRDDDMIVSGGENVFPLEVENLLAEHPDVLEAAVVGVGDAEFGQRLRAFVVRSSETLESDDVRAFVRSQLARHKVPRDVVFIDQLPRNETGKVLKKVLQEECS; from the coding sequence GTGAAGAATCTTCTCCAGATCGTGTCCACTGCAACCGATCTCGGCGCGGCGGCGTTGGTGCTGCTACGCCGCGGACTGATGGATCCGCACCGGCCGGTGCAGGCGCTGCGTGCGTCGCGTTGGATGCGGCAGTACGGCGCGTTCGCCGGGCTGATACGGCACAGCGCCGCCCGGTACGGATCGGCGCCGGCACTGACCGACGAGCACGGAACCCTGACGTTCGCCGAACTGGAACGCCAATCGAATGCGCTGGCGCACGGGCTGTCTGCGCACGGCGTCGGACCCGGCGCGGTGATCGGGGTCCTCGCGCGTAACCACCGTGGATTGCTGTTGACGTTGTTCGCGGCAGGCCACACCGGGGCGCGGGTGGTCCTGTTGAACACCGGGTTCGCCGCTCCGCAGCTGGCCGACGTGTGTCGTCGGGAACGCGTCACCACCGTGATCGCCGACGAGGAGTTCACCGATCTGCTCGACGTCCTGGAACCGCGCGTGCTGCGCGTCCTCGGCTGGTCCGAGCGGGATTGTGGGCGACTGAGTTTGACGGCGATAGCCGCCGGCCAGCCCACGGACCCGCTGCCGGCGCCGGAGACGGTCGGTGCCATCGTGCTGCTCACCAGCGGGACCACCGGAACCCCCAAGGGTGCACCGCGCAACAGGGTCAGCCCGCTGCAGTCGGCTCAGTTGATCGACCGCATCCCGTGGCCCGCGCACGCGAGCTACTACGTGGCCGCTCCCATGTTCCACGCGACCGGATTGGCGACCTGCACCATGGGACTCGCGCTGGGCAGCCGGGTCATCCTGGCGCGCAGATTCGATCCTGTCGCGGCACTGGTCGCGATCGAACGACACCGGGTGCAGGCACTGATCGTGGTGCCCACCATGCTGACCCGCATCCTGGACCTCGGGCCAGATGTGCTGGCACGTTACGACACATCCTCGCTGCGGGTGGTGTTCGCCGCCGGCTCGGCGCTCTCTCCCGAGCTGTGCCGGCGGACGGCGGACGCCTTCGGTGACGTGCTGTACAACCTGTACGGCTCGACCGAGGTTGCGGTCGCGGCAGTGGCCACCCCCGAGGATCTGCGCGCGGCCCCGGGTACGGTGGGCCGGCCGCCGCTGGGGTGCACGATGGCCGCCTATGACGAGCGCCGCCGCAGGATCACCGAACCCGGTCGCACCGGCACGCTCTTCGTGTCCAGCGGGTTGAGCTTCCAGGGATACACCGACGGCGGGCAGAAAGAGTCGGTCGACGGATTGTTGTCCACGGGCGACACCGGTCATTTCGACGAAAGCGGCTTGTGGTTCGTCGACGGCCGCGATGACGACATGATCGTCTCCGGCGGCGAGAACGTCTTCCCGCTGGAGGTCGAGAACCTGCTCGCCGAGCACCCCGATGTGCTGGAGGCCGCCGTCGTCGGGGTCGGCGATGCGGAGTTCGGACAGCGGCTGCGCGCCTTCGTCGTTCGCAGCAGCGAGACCCTCGAATCCGACGATGTCCGGGCGTTCGTGCGATCCCAGTTGGCCCGCCACAAAGTCCCCCGCGATGTCGTCTTCATCGATCAGTTGCCGCGCAATGAAACCGGAAAGGTCCTGAAGAAGGTCCTGCAGGAGGAGTGCTCATGA